A single genomic interval of Agromyces cerinus harbors:
- the rpsD gene encoding 30S ribosomal protein S4 gives MSNQSRSKTRLSRALGVALTPKAARYMEKRPYAPGEHGRTKRKQDSDYAVRLREKQRLRAQYGIREKQLRIAFNEARRTDGLTGENLVELLEMRLDAIVLRAGFARTISQARQFVVHRHILVDGQLVDRPSFRVKPGQLVHVKARSEGTEPFQVAAAGGHVDVLPKLPTYLEVELDKLQVKLVRRPKRAEVPVTCDVQLVVEYYAAR, from the coding sequence GTGTCGAACCAGTCACGTAGCAAGACCCGCCTCTCCCGTGCGCTCGGCGTCGCCCTCACCCCGAAGGCCGCCCGCTACATGGAGAAGCGCCCGTACGCTCCCGGTGAGCACGGCCGCACCAAGCGCAAGCAGGACAGCGACTACGCCGTTCGTCTGCGCGAGAAGCAGCGCCTGCGCGCCCAGTACGGCATCCGCGAGAAGCAGCTGCGCATCGCCTTCAACGAGGCGCGCCGCACCGACGGCCTGACCGGTGAGAACCTGGTCGAGCTGCTCGAGATGCGTCTCGACGCCATCGTGCTGCGTGCCGGCTTCGCCCGCACCATCTCGCAGGCGCGCCAGTTCGTGGTGCACCGCCACATCCTCGTCGACGGCCAGCTCGTCGACCGCCCCTCGTTCCGCGTGAAGCCGGGCCAGCTCGTGCACGTCAAGGCACGCAGCGAGGGCACCGAGCCGTTCCAGGTCGCCGCTGCCGGCGGTCACGTCGACGTGCTCCCCAAGCTCCCCACGTACCTCGAGGTCGAGCTCGACAAGCTCCAGGTGAAGCTCGTCCGTCGCCCGAAGCGCGCCGAGGTCCCCGTGACCTGTGACGTGCAGCTGGTCGTCGAGTACTACGCAGCTCGCTGA
- the yajC gene encoding preprotein translocase subunit YajC, protein MTFDPFTIIMLAVLAVLIFFMFRNSRKRQADARELQSKVQPGAKVMTNFGVFGTILSIDEDENQVLLETSPGTVLTVHRQTVARVVEPKADVVEESAAIEGEPEFGERLDSETDATSTDATDEKPDTKKSDD, encoded by the coding sequence ATGACGTTCGATCCGTTCACCATCATCATGCTCGCCGTCCTGGCGGTGCTCATCTTCTTCATGTTCCGCAACTCGCGCAAGCGTCAGGCAGATGCCCGCGAACTGCAGTCGAAGGTGCAGCCTGGCGCGAAGGTGATGACCAACTTCGGCGTCTTCGGCACCATCCTCTCGATCGATGAAGACGAGAACCAGGTGCTCCTCGAGACCTCGCCCGGCACCGTGCTCACCGTGCACCGCCAGACGGTCGCACGCGTCGTCGAGCCGAAGGCCGACGTCGTCGAAGAGTCCGCCGCGATCGAGGGCGAGCCCGAGTTCGGCGAGCGTCTCGACTCCGAGACCGATGCGACCTCGACGGACGCGACCGACGAGAAGCCCGACACCAAGAAGTCGGACGACTAA
- a CDS encoding peptidylprolyl isomerase, protein MASNDRQAREERARLRTYQARQEVHTRKARRRTRDNVIAVLALVVVLALATAAQIFYFSGGPGAEPAATATPTPTPTPAEGENQGDVPSADIAEDRTWTGTLTLNDIPLGVELDGAAAPQAVSSEISLIQSGFYTGTSCHRLTTEGLWVLQCGDPNGDGTGGPGYSYGPVENAPADALYPAGTIAMARADSQYSNGSQFFIVYEDTTLPGDTGGYTVIGKVTSGLDELRAGVLDAGTSDGAGDGAPAVPTTITAFTIE, encoded by the coding sequence GTGGCATCGAACGACCGGCAGGCGCGTGAAGAACGAGCGCGCCTTCGCACCTACCAGGCACGCCAGGAAGTCCACACCCGGAAGGCACGCCGGCGCACCCGCGACAACGTGATCGCGGTGCTCGCGCTCGTCGTCGTGCTCGCCCTCGCGACGGCCGCGCAGATCTTCTACTTCAGCGGCGGACCCGGCGCCGAGCCGGCCGCCACCGCGACTCCCACGCCGACCCCGACTCCCGCCGAGGGCGAGAACCAGGGCGACGTGCCCTCGGCCGACATCGCCGAGGACCGCACCTGGACCGGCACGCTCACACTCAACGACATCCCCCTCGGGGTCGAGCTCGACGGCGCGGCTGCTCCGCAGGCCGTCTCGAGCGAGATCAGCCTCATCCAGTCGGGCTTCTACACCGGCACGAGCTGCCACCGCCTCACGACCGAGGGCCTCTGGGTGCTGCAGTGCGGCGACCCGAACGGCGACGGCACCGGCGGTCCCGGCTACAGCTACGGCCCCGTCGAGAACGCTCCGGCCGACGCGCTCTACCCGGCCGGCACGATCGCGATGGCGCGTGCTGATTCCCAGTACAGCAACGGCAGCCAGTTCTTCATCGTCTACGAGGACACGACGCTGCCCGGTGACACCGGCGGGTACACGGTCATCGGCAAGGTGACGAGTGGTCTCGACGAACTCCGCGCCGGTGTGCTCGACGCGGGCACGAGCGATGGCGCCGGCGACGGCGCACCCGCCGTACCGACCACGATCACGGCGTTCACGATCGAGTGA
- a CDS encoding DUF349 domain-containing protein, whose product MTDSDQQPWGRVDETGTVFVRTSDGERAVGQYPDGSAEEALAYFERKYADLAGQVGLLEQRVRRGAPAADVSKAVAALRSSVSTANAVGDLESLAQRLEALSGTTKELTEQQQAESKAAVAEAIAERTAIVEAAESLAAGDPAKTQWKQATAELDELFARWQLHQQDGPRLPKNEANELWKRFRAARSTIETHRKAFFAELDAAHRDVRTRKQALIERAEALAPRGADAVGDYRHLLDEWKLAGRAGKKLDDALWAKFKAAGDVLFSAKAEIDAQEDESYRANLDEKLALLTEAEPLLTAKDPKQARADLNKIQRKWDEIGKVPRDQVRVVEDRLRKIENHVKSLEEERWQREDPEKKARSEGMLGQLHDAIDKLEAELAAAEASGDAKAAASAREALDARRAWLKAVGG is encoded by the coding sequence GTGACCGATTCAGATCAGCAACCGTGGGGCCGCGTCGACGAGACGGGCACCGTCTTCGTGCGCACGAGCGACGGCGAACGAGCGGTCGGGCAGTACCCCGACGGTTCGGCTGAAGAGGCACTCGCCTACTTCGAGCGCAAGTACGCCGACCTCGCGGGCCAGGTGGGCCTGCTCGAGCAGCGCGTCCGTCGCGGCGCTCCCGCAGCCGATGTCTCGAAGGCCGTCGCCGCTCTCCGTTCCTCCGTCTCCACCGCGAACGCCGTCGGCGACCTCGAGTCGCTCGCGCAGCGTCTCGAGGCGCTCTCCGGCACCACCAAGGAGCTGACGGAGCAGCAGCAGGCCGAGTCGAAGGCCGCGGTCGCCGAGGCGATCGCGGAACGCACCGCGATCGTCGAGGCCGCCGAATCACTCGCTGCCGGCGACCCTGCGAAGACGCAGTGGAAGCAGGCGACGGCCGAACTCGACGAGCTCTTCGCCCGCTGGCAGCTCCACCAGCAAGACGGCCCCCGTCTGCCGAAGAACGAGGCCAACGAGCTGTGGAAGCGCTTCCGTGCCGCCCGCTCGACGATCGAGACGCACCGCAAGGCCTTCTTCGCCGAGCTCGACGCCGCGCACCGCGACGTGCGCACGCGCAAGCAGGCGCTCATCGAGCGCGCCGAGGCACTCGCGCCGCGCGGCGCCGACGCGGTGGGCGACTACCGTCACCTGCTCGACGAGTGGAAGCTCGCCGGCCGTGCGGGCAAGAAGCTCGACGATGCACTGTGGGCGAAGTTCAAGGCCGCTGGTGACGTGCTCTTCAGCGCCAAGGCCGAGATCGATGCCCAAGAAGACGAGAGTTACCGCGCCAACCTCGACGAGAAGCTCGCGCTCCTCACCGAGGCGGAGCCGCTGCTGACCGCGAAGGACCCCAAGCAGGCTCGCGCCGACCTCAACAAGATCCAGCGCAAGTGGGACGAGATCGGCAAGGTTCCGCGCGATCAGGTGCGGGTCGTCGAAGACCGGCTCCGCAAGATCGAGAACCATGTGAAGTCGCTCGAGGAGGAGCGCTGGCAGCGCGAGGACCCCGAGAAGAAGGCGCGCTCCGAAGGCATGCTCGGCCAGCTGCACGACGCGATCGACAAGCTCGAAGCCGAGCTCGCCGCCGCAGAGGCATCGGGCGACGCGAAGGCCGCGGCATCCGCTCGCGAGGCCCTCGACGCGCGCCGCGCCTGGCTGAAGGCCGTCGGCGGCTGA
- a CDS encoding RelA/SpoT family protein, translating to MTETGVNSTASLRRLVPRIFSKAQPSGAVDTLMRTVRMHHPKADLSLIERAYTVAERAHEGQKRKSGEPYITHPIAVAQILADLGIGSKTVAAALLHDTVEDTAYTLDQVRADFGDEIAMLVDGVTKLDKVKYGDSTQAETVRKMIVAMSKDIRVLIIKLADRLHNARTWGFVPAASAARKATETLEIYAPLAHRLGIQTIKWELEDLSFAVLYPKLYAEIESLVKQRTPQREEFVQNVIDLITDDLKAAKIRGKVVGRPKQYYSIYQKMIVRGRDFDEIYDLVGIRVLVNSVRDCYAVLGAIHARWTPLPGRFKDYIATPKFNLYQSLHTTVIGPKGRAVEIQIRTHDMHQRAEYGVAAHWKYKERMAGGRTADKSGQNEADMAWLAHISDWQAETADPGEFLDSLRFEIGAKEVYVFTPKGRVIGLPAGATPVDFAYAVHTEVGHRTMGAKVNGRLVPLESELSSGDVVEVFTSKNPDSGPSKDWLGFVKSPRARNKIRQWFTKERRDEAIEQGRDAIARAMRKQNLPLQKLMNQESFAEVAAQLRYDDVSSLYAAVGEGHVSTQSVLEKVVALVRDVDEGDEPDLPIPVRSRPLPRHSDSGVLVRGAPDILVKLARCCTPVPGDEIVGFVTRGAGVSVHQASCHNVQSLMQEPERMIDVEWAPSSKSVFLVQIQIEALDRAGLLSDVTRVLSEHHVNILSANVSTSTDRLALSRFVFEMGDTTHLDRVLNAVRRIDAVYDVYRVSDG from the coding sequence ATGACGGAAACGGGAGTCAACTCGACGGCATCGCTGCGCCGTCTGGTGCCCCGCATCTTCTCGAAGGCGCAGCCTTCCGGCGCGGTCGACACGCTCATGCGCACGGTGCGGATGCACCATCCGAAGGCGGATCTCTCCCTCATCGAGCGGGCCTACACGGTCGCCGAGCGCGCCCACGAGGGGCAGAAGCGCAAGAGCGGTGAGCCGTACATCACGCACCCGATCGCGGTCGCGCAGATCCTCGCCGACCTGGGCATCGGGTCGAAGACCGTCGCGGCGGCGTTGCTGCACGACACTGTCGAGGACACCGCGTACACGCTCGACCAGGTACGCGCCGACTTCGGCGACGAGATCGCGATGCTCGTCGACGGCGTCACCAAGCTCGACAAGGTCAAGTACGGCGACTCCACGCAGGCGGAGACCGTTCGCAAGATGATCGTCGCGATGTCGAAGGACATCCGCGTGCTCATCATCAAGCTCGCCGACCGGTTGCACAACGCACGCACGTGGGGCTTCGTGCCCGCGGCATCCGCTGCCCGCAAGGCGACCGAGACGCTCGAGATCTATGCGCCGCTCGCGCACCGCCTCGGTATCCAGACGATCAAGTGGGAGCTCGAAGACCTCTCGTTCGCCGTGCTCTACCCGAAGCTCTACGCCGAGATCGAGAGCCTCGTCAAGCAGCGCACCCCGCAGCGCGAAGAGTTCGTGCAGAACGTCATCGACCTCATCACCGACGACCTGAAGGCCGCGAAGATCCGCGGCAAGGTCGTCGGTCGCCCCAAGCAGTACTACTCGATCTACCAGAAGATGATCGTGCGCGGTCGCGACTTCGACGAGATCTACGACCTCGTCGGCATCCGCGTACTCGTGAACTCGGTGCGCGACTGCTATGCGGTGCTCGGGGCGATCCACGCCAGGTGGACCCCGCTGCCCGGCCGTTTCAAGGACTACATCGCGACGCCGAAGTTCAACCTGTACCAGTCGCTGCACACGACCGTCATCGGTCCGAAGGGGCGTGCGGTCGAAATCCAGATCCGCACGCACGACATGCACCAGCGCGCCGAGTACGGTGTCGCCGCGCACTGGAAGTACAAGGAGCGCATGGCGGGCGGCCGCACCGCCGACAAGTCCGGTCAGAACGAGGCCGATATGGCGTGGCTCGCCCACATCTCCGACTGGCAGGCCGAGACCGCCGATCCGGGGGAGTTCCTCGATTCGCTGCGGTTCGAGATCGGCGCCAAAGAGGTCTACGTCTTCACGCCGAAGGGCCGGGTGATCGGCCTGCCCGCGGGCGCGACCCCCGTCGACTTCGCCTACGCCGTGCACACCGAGGTCGGCCACCGCACGATGGGCGCGAAGGTCAACGGCCGGCTCGTTCCACTCGAGAGCGAACTGTCGAGCGGCGATGTCGTCGAGGTCTTCACCTCGAAGAACCCAGACTCGGGGCCGAGCAAGGACTGGCTCGGCTTCGTCAAGAGCCCTCGTGCGCGCAACAAGATCCGTCAGTGGTTCACCAAGGAGCGACGCGACGAGGCGATCGAGCAGGGGCGGGACGCGATCGCCCGCGCGATGCGCAAGCAGAACCTCCCGCTGCAGAAGCTCATGAACCAGGAGTCCTTCGCCGAGGTCGCAGCGCAGCTGCGGTACGACGACGTCTCCTCGCTGTACGCCGCCGTCGGCGAGGGCCATGTGTCGACGCAGTCGGTGCTGGAGAAGGTCGTCGCACTCGTGCGCGACGTCGACGAGGGCGATGAGCCCGACCTGCCGATCCCGGTGCGTTCGCGGCCGCTGCCGCGGCACTCGGACTCCGGTGTGCTCGTGCGCGGTGCGCCCGACATCCTCGTGAAGCTCGCCAGATGCTGCACCCCCGTGCCGGGCGACGAGATCGTCGGATTCGTCACCCGCGGCGCAGGAGTCTCGGTGCACCAGGCGAGCTGCCACAACGTGCAGAGCCTCATGCAGGAGCCCGAGCGCATGATCGACGTGGAGTGGGCGCCGAGCTCGAAGAGCGTCTTCCTCGTGCAGATCCAGATCGAGGCGCTCGACCGTGCCGGGTTGCTCTCCGACGTCACGCGAGTGCTGTCGGAGCATCACGTCAACATCCTCTCGGCCAACGTCTCGACCTCGACGGACCGACTCGCGCTCAGCCGCTTCGTGTTCGAGATGGGTGACACCACGCACCTCGATCGCGTGCTCAACGCGGTGCGGCGCATCGACGCTGTTTACGACGTCTACCGCGTCAGCGACGGCTGA
- the secF gene encoding protein translocase subunit SecF, with translation MANRLTTFGNDLYTGKRSFNFVGGRKKWYTIAGILILLSIVVPLLTGVNFSIEFRGGSQFQIAQVDNATPEPAIEAVHSVVPDAEVRVAIVGGTGVRVQTDQLAQADSEAVTDALAEAYDVPESEVTSSFIGPSWGADVTRQALVGLVAFLLLAGIIMALYFRTWKMSLAAILALIGDLVVTVGIYAAVGFEISPAATIGILTILSYSLYDTVVVFDKIRENTAEDGQESRRTFAESVNLAVNQTLVRSINTSVVAALPVAAILFIGAGVLGADTLRDISLALLIGILVGTWSTVFVAAPLYSQLREGEPAISRHDQKVLKERERAASVSTGAEALPTA, from the coding sequence ATGGCGAACCGTCTCACGACCTTCGGCAACGACCTCTACACCGGCAAGCGCTCCTTCAACTTCGTCGGAGGTCGCAAGAAGTGGTACACGATCGCCGGGATCCTGATCCTGCTCTCGATCGTCGTCCCGCTCCTCACCGGCGTGAACTTCAGCATCGAGTTCCGCGGCGGATCCCAGTTCCAGATCGCGCAGGTCGACAACGCCACCCCTGAGCCCGCCATCGAGGCGGTGCACTCCGTCGTTCCCGACGCCGAGGTGCGCGTCGCGATCGTCGGCGGCACCGGCGTGCGCGTGCAGACCGACCAGCTCGCCCAGGCGGACTCCGAAGCCGTGACCGACGCACTCGCAGAGGCGTACGACGTTCCCGAGTCGGAGGTCACGTCCTCCTTCATCGGCCCCAGCTGGGGCGCGGATGTCACTCGGCAGGCCCTGGTCGGCCTCGTCGCGTTCCTCCTGCTCGCGGGCATCATCATGGCGCTGTACTTCCGCACCTGGAAGATGTCGCTCGCGGCGATCCTCGCGCTGATCGGCGACCTCGTCGTGACCGTGGGCATTTATGCCGCAGTCGGCTTCGAGATCAGCCCGGCGGCGACCATCGGTATCCTCACGATTCTCAGCTACTCGCTGTACGACACCGTCGTGGTGTTCGACAAGATCCGTGAGAACACCGCCGAAGACGGCCAGGAGTCTCGGCGCACCTTCGCCGAATCCGTGAACCTCGCGGTGAACCAGACCCTCGTGCGCTCGATCAACACGAGCGTCGTGGCTGCGCTGCCCGTCGCGGCGATTCTCTTCATCGGCGCCGGTGTGCTCGGAGCCGACACGCTCCGCGACATCTCGCTGGCGCTGCTCATCGGCATCCTCGTCGGCACCTGGTCGACGGTGTTCGTCGCCGCTCCGCTCTACTCGCAGCTGCGCGAGGGGGAGCCGGCGATCAGCCGCCACGACCAGAAGGTCTTGAAGGAGCGTGAGCGCGCGGCATCCGTTTCGACGGGAGCCGAGGCGCTGCCCACCGCATGA
- a CDS encoding replication-associated recombination protein A, with amino-acid sequence MVDSGPGLRSGATPLAVRMRPTSLDEVAGQRHLLTPGSPLVALAGDRSGESGSVSVILWGPPGTGKTTLAQAIARSSGRKFVELSAVSAGVRDVRQVMEEARASRDLYGLSTVLFLDEIHRFTKAQQDALLPGVENGWVILVAATTENPSFSVISPLLSRSLLLTLELLTDDDLGVLVDRAVADPRGLSGKVALDPEARAAIIRLASGDARRALTALEAAAVAAAQAIPAAPEPGDDGDETAATDTNGADESSADGETDAAASAAPVITTDIVARAVDRALLRYDRNGDEHYDVISAFIKSVRGSDVDASLHYLARMIEAGEDPRFIARRIIVLASEDIGLADPSALGVAVAAADAVQFIGMPEGRIPLAQAVVHLATAPKSNAAYVGIDRAIADVREGKAGRVPKHLRDAHYPGAKRLGHGKGYKYPHDDEIGVVAQEYLPESLRGAVYYEPAEHGNEREVSARLAKLRRIVRGGR; translated from the coding sequence ATGGTGGATTCCGGCCCGGGGCTGCGTTCAGGCGCGACCCCGCTCGCGGTGCGCATGCGCCCGACGAGCCTCGACGAGGTGGCCGGCCAACGGCACCTGTTGACGCCCGGTTCGCCCCTCGTCGCCCTCGCCGGCGATCGCTCGGGGGAGTCCGGGTCGGTCTCCGTCATCCTCTGGGGTCCGCCCGGCACCGGCAAGACGACACTCGCCCAGGCGATCGCCCGTTCGTCGGGCCGCAAGTTCGTCGAGCTGTCGGCCGTGTCGGCCGGAGTGCGCGACGTGCGCCAGGTCATGGAGGAGGCGCGGGCGAGCCGCGATCTCTACGGCCTCTCGACCGTGCTCTTCCTCGATGAGATCCACCGCTTCACGAAGGCCCAGCAAGACGCCCTGCTGCCGGGCGTCGAGAACGGGTGGGTCATCCTCGTGGCCGCGACCACCGAGAACCCGTCGTTCTCGGTCATCTCGCCGCTCCTGTCCCGTTCGCTCCTGCTCACCCTCGAGCTCCTCACCGACGACGACCTCGGGGTGCTGGTCGATCGGGCGGTCGCCGATCCGCGCGGCCTGTCGGGCAAGGTGGCGCTCGACCCCGAGGCGCGGGCCGCCATCATCCGGCTCGCCTCAGGCGACGCGAGACGTGCACTCACGGCGCTCGAGGCCGCTGCCGTGGCCGCGGCGCAGGCGATTCCCGCTGCGCCGGAGCCGGGTGACGACGGCGACGAGACGGCTGCCACCGACACGAACGGCGCCGACGAGTCGTCGGCCGATGGCGAGACGGATGCCGCGGCATCCGCTGCGCCCGTCATCACCACCGACATCGTGGCCCGCGCCGTCGACCGCGCGCTGCTGCGCTACGACCGCAACGGCGACGAGCACTACGACGTCATCAGCGCGTTCATCAAGTCGGTGCGGGGCAGCGACGTCGACGCCTCGCTGCACTATCTCGCGCGCATGATCGAGGCCGGCGAAGACCCGCGGTTCATCGCGCGCCGCATCATCGTGCTCGCCTCCGAAGACATCGGCCTCGCCGATCCGAGCGCGCTCGGCGTGGCCGTCGCCGCGGCCGACGCCGTGCAGTTCATCGGCATGCCCGAGGGGCGCATCCCGCTCGCCCAGGCCGTCGTGCACCTGGCCACCGCCCCGAAGTCGAACGCGGCCTACGTCGGCATCGACCGGGCGATCGCCGACGTGCGCGAGGGCAAAGCAGGCCGGGTGCCGAAGCACCTGCGCGACGCGCACTACCCGGGGGCGAAGCGGCTCGGCCACGGCAAGGGCTACAAGTACCCGCACGACGACGAGATCGGCGTCGTGGCGCAGGAATACCTGCCCGAGTCGCTGCGCGGCGCCGTGTACTACGAGCCCGCCGAGCACGGCAACGAGCGCGAGGTCTCTGCGCGGCTCGCGAAGCTGCGGCGCATCGTTCGCGGCGGGCGATGA
- the secD gene encoding protein translocase subunit SecD, protein MAAPSKRSSRPTPVRKAWRSLTWLGVIIALLFGINAAGVIWGGGSWTPKLALDLEGGTQIILEPKVETGASVSQEQLDQAVSIIRQRVDASGVSEAEINTEGENVVVRIPGELDDQTRARIQQSAKLELRAVLLADAATNTAIDPSASPSPTEEPAEELESTPTAEPTDGSDPSWITPALQKEFDDFDCSQIDENSANVAPADEPLVTCDVTRTAKYLLGPVEASGENIVDATNGMVQTPTGASTGQWAVNIVFDAEGTEDFATVSTRLFGLQGQTPRDQFAFVLDGQVLTAPSMNGAITDGKPQITGSFDQASSKALADQLKFGALPLSFTVQSSDTISPTLGTSQLQSGLIAGLIGLILVVIYTIFQYRALASVTIASLVIVGIITYLMITILSWREGYRLSLAGIAGLIVSIGFTADSFIIYFERVRDELRDGRPLVGAVEAGWKRAFRTVLASKATNLLAAIVLFVLAVGSVKGFAYTLGLTTIIDVVVVILFTHPMLQLLAQTRFFSSGNPWSGLDPNALGAVYRGRAEFRKPVGQPAKKTAASAKEAQRRQTIAERKAAAAVGASDSSDEGKES, encoded by the coding sequence GTGGCTGCACCATCGAAGCGGTCATCCCGGCCGACCCCCGTGCGCAAGGCATGGAGATCACTCACCTGGCTGGGTGTCATCATCGCGCTGCTGTTCGGCATCAATGCCGCCGGCGTCATCTGGGGCGGCGGGTCGTGGACCCCGAAGCTCGCACTCGACCTCGAGGGCGGCACGCAGATCATCCTCGAGCCGAAGGTCGAGACCGGCGCGAGCGTCTCGCAGGAGCAGCTCGACCAGGCGGTCTCGATCATCCGCCAGCGCGTCGACGCCTCGGGCGTTTCCGAAGCAGAGATCAACACCGAGGGCGAGAACGTCGTCGTCCGCATCCCGGGTGAGCTCGACGATCAGACCCGTGCGCGCATCCAGCAGTCGGCGAAGCTCGAGCTCCGGGCCGTGCTGCTCGCCGACGCGGCGACCAACACGGCGATCGATCCGAGTGCGAGCCCCTCACCGACCGAGGAACCCGCCGAAGAGCTCGAGTCCACCCCGACTGCGGAGCCGACGGATGGCAGCGACCCCTCGTGGATCACGCCTGCGCTGCAGAAGGAATTCGACGACTTCGACTGCTCGCAGATCGACGAGAACTCGGCGAACGTCGCACCGGCCGACGAGCCGCTCGTCACCTGCGACGTGACCCGTACCGCGAAGTACCTCCTCGGCCCGGTGGAGGCGAGCGGCGAGAACATCGTCGACGCCACCAACGGCATGGTGCAGACCCCGACCGGTGCATCGACGGGCCAGTGGGCCGTCAACATCGTCTTCGACGCCGAGGGCACCGAGGACTTCGCCACGGTCAGCACCCGCCTGTTCGGCCTGCAGGGCCAGACGCCGCGCGACCAGTTCGCGTTCGTGCTCGACGGTCAGGTGCTCACCGCACCGTCGATGAACGGCGCGATCACCGACGGCAAGCCGCAGATCACCGGCAGCTTCGACCAGGCCTCGTCGAAGGCGCTCGCCGACCAGCTGAAGTTCGGTGCTCTGCCGCTCAGCTTCACGGTGCAGTCGTCCGACACGATCTCGCCGACGCTCGGTACCTCGCAGCTCCAGTCCGGCCTCATCGCCGGTCTCATCGGCCTCATCCTCGTCGTGATCTACACGATCTTCCAGTACCGTGCGCTCGCATCGGTCACCATCGCCTCGCTCGTGATCGTCGGCATCATCACCTACCTGATGATCACGATCCTGTCGTGGCGTGAGGGCTACCGACTGTCGCTCGCCGGCATCGCGGGCCTCATCGTCTCGATCGGTTTCACCGCCGACTCGTTCATCATCTACTTCGAACGCGTTCGAGACGAGCTCCGCGATGGCAGGCCACTCGTCGGTGCGGTCGAGGCGGGTTGGAAGCGCGCATTCCGCACCGTTCTCGCGTCGAAGGCCACCAACCTGCTCGCGGCCATCGTGCTCTTCGTGCTCGCCGTCGGCAGCGTCAAGGGCTTCGCGTACACACTCGGTCTCACCACGATCATCGACGTCGTCGTGGTCATCCTGTTCACGCACCCGATGCTGCAGCTGCTCGCCCAGACCCGCTTCTTCTCCAGCGGCAACCCCTGGTCGGGCCTCGACCCGAATGCACTCGGGGCCGTGTACCGCGGTCGTGCCGAGTTCCGCAAGCCTGTCGGACAGCCGGCGAAGAAGACCGCGGCCAGCGCGAAGGAAGCGCAGCGCCGCCAGACGATCGCCGAACGGAAGGCCGCCGCAGCAGTCGGCGCCTCCGATTCGTCCGACGAAGGGAAGGAGTCCTGA